The Cryptomeria japonica chromosome 9, Sugi_1.0, whole genome shotgun sequence DNA segment GGGTCATTTGGGGCACACTTGTAGTAGCGTTTGGAACACTTGTAATATTGTTAGAGTAGAGCTATAACATTAGGTAGGTATATATAGGGATTTGTCGACATATATTAGACAAGAGATGTGGTTAGTAGGAGGTCTACTAGCGATTATATTTATCTTTTGTAGTGGTGTAATTATCTAGATGATTAAATAATGGGCTATGTTCACTCTTTCAGTTATCGAGGTTCATGATTGTAAGGAGGTAGCATAGCTTCAAAGGTTGTGTTTTGATGTTAGTTGAAGTTAGGGAGGATTACAAATTAACCCTAATAGTCATAGTTCTATCAACTTTGTAAATAATCCTACATTTCATGCATGTACAAAATACATTGATGTGTTATACCACTTTTTATGTGACATGGTGAAGGAAATTCTCAAGAAAGTGGATGCTTTGGTGAACATTGTTAATTCTGATGAAACGTGTGAACATAAAGAAGTTTAGATGTTGCATTGAGACTATGGACATTTTAACCCTCAGAGTTAATTTAGTTTTAATGGTTTTCCTTTTTCTCTTGAAAGGTATGCACAATAAGTGGGATTATGTTAGGATTAGATGTTTCCCCCCTTCTAGTTTTTAATGTTCATATTTTTtagttattttaaaaattaatgtgTGTAGACTATTTAATATACTTACTTTTGTGTTTTAACCTAACATCCATTATCTTTAACCATCATCATTAATTCCACCTCATTTGTTcactaactaattaattaaaggtCATTCCTCTTTACGATTAATcagataatttattaattaattcaactaATATTCTTCATGAGTAATCAAGGTGCCCTCttccactaattaattaaataaatcaaactcaTTTAATGAATTAGACTAATGCACATCCTCTTTCACAtcacttaaaaataaaataaataaaaaatcattcatTTCACCACTAAAATCTAAGAAAAATACCTTTTTCATCTCCAATCTCCATTCAAATTTAAGAATATGTTGGCCATCCATCACAATCAACTTCTCTCCTCAGTTGCCCTAACCCCAACTATCCATATGTTTGCATCCTATTTGTTTATGCAAGATAAGTTGATCTCAACCCTCCATCTAATTATTTGATATTAACTTTGACTACATCTTGTATCTATGAACTTGTTCCCTAATAGAGTAGAGATCCAACACAAAATTTTAGGGTGAGAGTCATTGTTTACAAATCTAATATTATACAAATTGTAGAGTCCCATCCATtcaatcttcattctttaattatcAAGTGTCATGGCATCTTATTCAATTTCTAAAGTACACATACAAATTTGATATTCTTAATTACTATTTAGTTAACTTAAATCACTATGCTTATTTGATTATATTACTTAATTAATATAGATTAGTTCATTAAAAAAGTGTATTTCCTTTTCAACAACTTTTGAATGTAAACCTATTTATAATTATCTAAAATAACTATTACAATTTTCACAAAAGTaaatttacaaaaaaaacaaaaaaaataatgaaataattcCTTAAACATATGTAAAATAAATGCTTCATTCAATTATTTTAGCAATTATTTAAATccacccaaatttttatttttcttaaaagaTTGATATAGATTAACTTAATAAATAATCATATTGTATATCTAAAGATCTTATTAAAATATAAACAATTTAATCtagataaatttaaaaataataataaaataatcctttaaacatatttaataTAACACCATCTTTGCAATTATCTAAATActcattttaattaattttatcaagaATAATTTGATATTGATGAACTCAATATAAAATCATATTCATAAATCCAATGAACTTActgaattattaaataattaaattgacatacattttaaattatatttatttaattatttcatatataaaataattatctaaataattcaaacttattaattttaatcatcatACATAGTTTaactaatttaataatttttaatctaAATATTTTTAAACAACAAATTTATTATTCTCTACATCTAATAGACTATTAACTCAAAATCCTATAGTGCTCTAGTATTTACTACCATCCAAATCACTAATTCATCAACTCTAATCTCTTTTTCCTATTGAACTAATCAATTAGATAATAACATGTTCATCTAATTTATCTTCTATAATAaatcatataattaaataaaaaaatttctcataaaattaatttaaaatgtcACATGATCTAGAACTTATCATAATATACATATAAAATGTCCCTACATATAtctaaaatattttaaaacaataaATTCATTAACTCGTTCGTTCTCTACATCTAATAGACTCTCATTAACTGAAAATCCTGTGATGCTCTAGTATTTGTAACCATCCAAATTACACTGTGTAAAATTTATCGAGAAAGGAGCCACGTAGACTGTCAAATTTAAGCTAGTCCCTTTTAACTCCATTTGCGTGCAGTTTTGAGCAGCGGGCCGCTGATGGCGCACTTATCGTGGTCGAGCTCAGCCGGGCCCACATATCCACGTGGGCGCCGTCCGAACTGATTTGTTTTGGTTTTAGTGGTGGGGTCCGTGCCACGTCGATAACCACGCCATGATGTCAGCTGTCATCATTTTGGAGGGGCCACATTTCTTACACTTCGTAGTTACCTATAGTAATTGGGTTTTTATTGATGAGAATCGCCGTCCACGAGCTACTATTATTATTAATACGAGAAAAATCATTTGCAGGAATGGCGATGTCTGAAATTTAATTGTAGCGAGCTTAAGAAGTTGTCTGTGTTTCAATGGAGACGGAGAGCCACAACATTGCTCAACAGCATTATTCGTATTACCAGTACTCTCAAATAGAAGCAATCTTGGCTGCAGAGGAGGAAATACGCCTTGCTGGGATTCGAACCTGCGACGTGGATGCAATTTATTTGTCAACAATTTCGGAGCTCAGCGACTCCCTGCAGGTCTCGAGTTCGAGCCCTGCCGGTGGCTGTTTCAAATCGCCTGAACCTGCTGAAAGCAAAAACGAAGACTGGATGGAATGGCTGGcgaaagatatatgtgatcatgaAACGAGCTCAAATGACTCTGATTCCACAGAGAGCTCGGATACGACCGGATCGGCTCTGTACTGCTCTTCTCCTTCACAGGATTTAGCGGAGCCGCGGCCAGATTTAGCGAGCATCTTGTTCCGTTACGCTAAATTAGCGGAATCGCAAAACCAGGGCAAAGCCGCGAAGGCTTTAGCGGAGTTGCAGGTGATGTTGCCTCCAGTAAGGGTTTGTTCTTCTTCAACGCAGAGACTGGTGAGTTACTTTGCCCGAGGGCTGTGTGGAGATGTGGATATAATGGAGCCTGGGGAACAGGCGCTGGCCTACCAAGCACTAAATGATGCCTGTCCCTATTTAAACTTTGCACATTTAACTGCAAATCAGGCCATTTTAGAAACCGCCGAGAAGGCGGAGAAAATTCATATTATTGATTTCGGAATCCGCGAGGGCGTGCAGTGGGCGGCGCTTCTACAGGCGTTCTCTTCGAGGCCTCAGGGAAAGCCTCGCAGGATTAAAATCTCAGCGCTTCCAAATTCAGCAGAATCAGCGTCTTCTTTATCTTCTACAGGAACAAGGCTCACGGCCTTCGCTTCAATGCTCGGTCTGGAATTACAGTTCAATCCTGTCTTCAAGCCGCTGAGCGAAATTAATGAGGAGGAATCGTTCATCTTCAATTTCGAAGAAGAAGAGTGCCTGGCACTGAATTTCATGCTTTGCCTCTCTGAGCTACCTGAAACGGCTCTTCTGAAAGCCCTAAAATTTGCTCGCTCCCTCCGCCCTAAAATTGTAACGCTCGCAGAGTACGACCTGCGCGGCGGACTTGAGAACGCTTTTCATTATTTCTCCGCCATGTTCGAGTCTTTGGAAGGAAAATTTTCTGCGGAGCGCGAGATGGCGGAGAAGCTCTTGTTTACACAAACTATTACAAAATTTGTTGCAGAAAATAACAATTGTGTGGAAGCTTCAGAGGAATGGCGTTCAAAGTTCGAATTGGCAGGGTTTCAGTGCTGTAATGCGAGCCAGTATGCGATCAGCCAGGCCAAAATTTTGCTGTGGAATTACAGTGACAAGTTTAGTCTGGTGGATTCGCGCGGCTGTGTTTCTCTGGCATGGCAGGATCGTCAGCTTGTTACAGTCTCCTCTTGGATTTGCTGAAAATTTCACAAAAATTGTACATATGTACCATTAAAATACCTGTATTTTGTTGTTAGTGCGACTGGTACTGGGCCACACCAATTCCAATTCACTGTACATAGCGCTGTGGCGTGCATTCCTGTTCTTGCAGCCTGacatttttttttcgtttttttctTTTGCTGACTTTCAGTCTTTCGAGGGAATGGAAATCATTACTTGGCAATTCAACTTCGAAGTTCGAACCAGTTTTGCCATTATTTATTTTGCATCATTACCTGCACAGGTTTCTTCAAATACAGCCATCTATTTTGTCAAAGACATTTAACTTTGCTGACACAGTTTTAAAGCATTGCCAGGTTATCATTTCAGTTTTAACTTTTTATGGCAATCAATCAATTTCATCTCGGTCACTTGGCAATGAAATGTTTGTTAATAGGCTTTCGCAATTATTTTTTAGGTCTTTGTCATGCAggaacaaataaaaattaaaagaatatacactagtttttttatagaagttttatttaatattttaattgattaaaaaaaatataatatgttaAAAAATAGGTAGTAGAAGACATCTTCATAATTTAGGTAGGATGATattcaaaacaaagacaaaaattcaACAAAAGGAAAAGGTCAAGGTCTGCATATATCAAAAACAGTGAAAGTAGCTCAAGTAGATACCCTCAAAGTTTACCTAAGAGAAACTAAAACTAAGTAGCTACTCCAATGCTAGTAGACAGGACATCCTTATTCATCAAGTTTTCCCCAAACATCACCAAGAAAGTAGTCAAATTTTTAAGATGTTATGCAATTTTAGTAGGAGGAAGAGATTCTCCATCAATAGGATTACCCCAACCATCTTGAAGGTTGTAGCTATAGAGGATCGGCTCTCAACTTGTAATGGTTGTTTTGTTCTTGATTAGCAAGAATGTTATAAACATGAGATAGAAGGAGCCAACTAAAGACACTTGCTACTACCAAGCCTCCTAGAAGTACCTTCATAATTAGATTGAGAAACAATAGTCCAATCAAGTGTTTGTGAGGACCAACCATGTATTGCGCTAAGAAAAACCATGCGAGCTGTGAGAGTGGTGTCTAAAATAAGTTGTCATGTAAAAAactaaatttaagaaaaaaatcttgtttttgaaaaaaatacataaaataattaattgaagttttcattaaacataattttttttaacacGTATAAATTTATATGTCAAACACAAAATCATAAACATGTAAAATTGAACCCTACAATTTTTCCCTTTGTTttatattcatttaattatgttgttctaAGTAATGATTATTGTACAAATGATATGTTTTTACACAAAAAAATTTAATCTTAATCTAACGTGATCTTACCTTCACACACTATAAGGGATTGGTCACAGTCTTCAATTTATCCATTTTTTAATTGGGTTGTAGATTTGAACCTAAAAATTCAAACTAATTTTCAATTTAGGCCGAAATTGACTTCCTATTAGTCATTACTTACCTTCTTAAGTGAGAAATTTGTTAAATTCTATGCAATGGCATTGTATAAAAGGAAAGACCTTAATTTAGTTTTAATCATGGGTAAGTGCatcaagatggtgtgcaaaaaggggtataagttgagagtcatccactcaagatatgaagatactcaaagagcaaagattgtagtactctaaatctagcttccaaactactaatttttttcaaaatttgataagataaaggtggtcaaatccttcgcgcatgaaaaacagaccctaattttgtttttaaaaacataacatagtgtctgacgtgcgcatcaaaaaagtcattgttagatttagtattttgacaaatcctttggcagaaagatagttaagagtgagcactagaagttgtatatttttttgttgagtatttttttttcttttttatgatttttccaatcgagcatatcctgaaaatcaggtacctgttcatgcgcgaagcataacttgcaccaaaacaataaaaaatataatatttttgttggtgttggaaataagccacacccgaaccgacgatggactggtccaagaggggctagtagctcagtggtagagcactccgacagcgtatggaaggtcctaggttcaagtcctagctggtccatgtctcaacatggtatcagagctaggtctaggctaggagccccaagcacacaagatgtgtggcttaagggggggtgttggtgttggaaataagccacacccggactgttgatggactagtccaagagaggccagtagctcagtggtagagcactccagtagtgtatggaaggtcctaggttcgagtcctagctggtccatgtctcaacatttttttttaaattgtaaaaaatCAAGTACACTACAATAATataaaaagtttttaaaatttggataagtagatcaaaagttattaaaaaaatggtacacgtatgtctttgagaactatggagacattggtaaaagaaattcaataataatgttattgttgttcaaatttttaaaaaaatagaggggccagtagctcagtggtagagcactccagcaacgtatggaaggtcctaggttcaagtcctagctggtccatgtctcaacaattttttttaaattgtatagaatcaagtgcactacaataatatacaaagtttttaaaatttggataagtagatcaaaagttattaaaaaaatggtacacgtatgtctttgagaactatggagacattggtaaaagaaattcaataataatgttattgttgttcaaatgttaaaaaaattatatggttagaaaactcagaattgatggtcttgaaaagcactgagaggggggggtgaatcagtgacaccaaaacaagcacaagggtgaattcacaaaactggttcccacttttgccaacgaaagaatttggcgaaagtgggaatttcggatttgacaatgttcgagcgaaacacaaatgttcgctcggactgcccctgggagtccgagcgaaccaaacggTTCAGCTGGGTTCGAGCGAACAcggtggttcgagcgaacccattaaatatcgatattttaatgggttcgctcgaaccccccattcgctcgaacccttggcagttagggtttttttaaaaattttataaatatcgaaaatgacagttaaaaggtcattgttacatttgactttttctgtctggtgggggttggatcgaaccagtcgtcagcatcacgtcatcgagcattgtctgcagcagttagcatctttcttatttcagttttcgacccttgttatatcaggtgcacaaaataaccctttgtttggtttaataatgtctttttttattaaatttgtaaataatttatttgttaatttaattttttaattaaataattatatatagttattggttttgaacattttagaaaaatgtttgataatttattgtttttcattattttagaaaaatgtttgataatttaatattttgattgaaatgtgtaaatttgtttttaaaattacgtaattgtatagatgtatatttttttcaacattttaaaaaattgttatgaaaaacatagaaaactaccctgtagtaaatcaaatcttagaaaaacattagcaaaaaaagaaaaacgttaaaaaaattaatttaaataaacattagaaaatttagataccaaatttaaacaaattagacaaaataaatttcctctacaatgtgacctattttcacatcctattacacgcacaacatgaccccttaagaccacatatgacactatacgttctcttaggaggtcatagaggatcacatataatataatagtgtacatgtatgacattccctttaggatcacatctagtgtcctaaggggtcatacgtggttctaaggggtcacacgtgttataacacatgcgggaccccttagaatcgcatatgaccccttataaaattgtagggtgaatgacataccccttagtccatcaaatagtgtcttaacacatacgtgacccattaaaatcgcatatgaccctttataaaatcaatcttagtgtgaacgacatatcccaaaacccatcacatagcgtcttaaggggtcgtatgtggtcctaaggggtcacgcatgctttaacacatgcgtgacaccttagtaggtcacataggaccccttataacatcctactatacatatgacattccccttaggatcacatagtgtcataaggggtcatatgtggttctgaggggtcatgcatttgttataacatatgcatgaccccttagaactgcatatgaccccttataaaatcctagtgtgaacgacataccccttagtccatcacatagtgtcttaaggggtcctatgttgtcctaaggggtcacgcatgcattaacacatgtgtgaccccttagtaggtcacatatgaccccttataacatcctactgtacatatgacattccccttaggatcatatagtgtcctaaggggtcatatgtggttagacccacatatgaccccttataaaatcctataaccacatatgaccccttgtaaaatcctagtgtgaacgacataccctttagttcatcacatagcgtcttaagggtcgtatgtggtcctaggggccacgcatgcattgacacatacgtgaccccttagtaggtcacatgtatgacccctaataacatcctactgtacatatgacatttcctatgtgtcctaaggggttgaatatgtggtcctaagggctcacgcatgcattaacacatgcgtgaccccttatagaatcctagtgtgaacgacataccccttagtccatcacatactatcttaaggggtcgtatgtggtcctaaggggtcaacatgcattaacacatgcgtgacccccttataacatcctactgtacatatgacattccccttaggatcatatagtgtcctaaggggtcatatgtggttagacccacatatgaccccttataacatcctactatacatatgacattccccttaggatcatatagtgtcctaacatacatatgacgtgttagatctctctattcttgaattttttatgtatgtcaaagatttaaatatgtacatgcacattagatctctctatctctttgaaatatatgttatctctagatctgaaatatatgaactctctctctctctcactgaaatatttgaaatttttacatgtattttttgaaaatgaaaatgatctctctctctctgtcatgaagatttatatgtatataatctctctctctctctcatgaaaatgatctctctctctctctctcatgaaaatgatctctctctctttgcttacgtatttattttaactttatgacatgtacctagatagatggcatcccaggatataccttcgcaggctcctgatcaggatccacctttgcaggctcctgatcaggatccaccttcacaggctcctgatcaggatccacctacgcaagctccacatcaggagccaccacagtaggatcctccacagcaggatccccccttgcccgatattgccactatttttcattatagtgatcgagagctgcataggttgagggccatactagatgaccctcgtactgatggcgtgtacaagagtacgtgcacgtccatttttgatagtttgcagacattgaggcaccgcttagtatctcatacctcattctcacctgaggttatagaggatatatatagacagttgaggagtgaggtgaggggtcctcattcttttgctgatgtggtgggggtggtctcgaaggagaccatcaaggagagatgcttcccacaatatcaggagaagagtaaggtgaggggatatcaggttaccagatgtattgacccacaggttgcgtcactgatttacccacgattcttagcagcccatggtcgttatcctaataacgaccagattccattatactttgcatagcaggtatttgctgaggttcattgtcagatgaaaccaaactaccttgatattccgggatattatggacaggggaggggcaggattgctgatagagatgcataccgtaggcgtgatagagctccgcctagacacagggaccttgttggccagagatttcctgcagtagtcccagccatggcacccatagcagatcacgttgtgattgcttctcagagagaagcaattgataggattggacatattgcatcagcagcagccaccatatcttctgacagggtgggcagatatatgatgactcgaccacgttcgcgatcatccatagatcatgcatcttctagtcatgggggggcttcagattcagatgatcggtatatttctgctggcatcccctccccagatgaggtagcagctatagtcggaggtagtagacatgtacagatgtcgcagtatttagtcgaggacctactacatgcttatagttttatttcatctcgacttgggataccattgggtgatgttagagaggagattctcagagatgttcaggctacagcgacatcgacgcataccccgaggcagtcacaacattctcatcactctacgcatgctccaggcactgacccacctacagatcactctgttgctgcagaggaggagctacgagctgatgagctccatatcacagatgagggccggttggattcatgtgaggagatacgagctgatcaggtacatatcacagatgagggtttggactcatttgaggatcagctgagagatttgagccatactggatttatggacatgctactacagtcagacacttcatccacgatgcccactcatctagttagccccttgcactcctcagtgatacgtacagctagagagagatatgctggcacgagtgatgttgttgatatgattacgggacaggatcagtctactatacagcctactccaggtgatacacaggtatgtacatgtacatgtgcgtttaaaattttagaagatatgtatacttacattgcaaatttgtacctaataaatctata contains these protein-coding regions:
- the LOC131050112 gene encoding SCARECROW-LIKE protein 7, producing METESHNIAQQHYSYYQYSQIEAILAAEEEIRLAGIRTCDVDAIYLSTISELSDSLQVSSSSPAGGCFKSPEPAESKNEDWMEWLAKDICDHETSSNDSDSTESSDTTGSALYCSSPSQDLAEPRPDLASILFRYAKLAESQNQGKAAKALAELQVMLPPVRVCSSSTQRLVSYFARGLCGDVDIMEPGEQALAYQALNDACPYLNFAHLTANQAILETAEKAEKIHIIDFGIREGVQWAALLQAFSSRPQGKPRRIKISALPNSAESASSLSSTGTRLTAFASMLGLELQFNPVFKPLSEINEEESFIFNFEEEECLALNFMLCLSELPETALLKALKFARSLRPKIVTLAEYDLRGGLENAFHYFSAMFESLEGKFSAEREMAEKLLFTQTITKFVAENNNCVEASEEWRSKFELAGFQCCNASQYAISQAKILLWNYSDKFSLVDSRGCVSLAWQDRQLVTVSSWIC